One segment of Burkholderia multivorans ATCC BAA-247 DNA contains the following:
- a CDS encoding ABC transporter ATP-binding protein → MKHSEREERELSGVESGTPALEITGLEAWYGESHILHGVDLTVHRGEVVTLLGRNGAGRTTTLRAIMGLTGRRSGSIKVAGNETIGLATHRIAHFGVGYCPEERGIFSSLSCEENLMLPPLIGARENAMSLDDIYAMFPNLASRRQSQGTRLSGGEQQMLAVARILRTGANLLLLDEISEGLAPVIVQALARMIVALKSRGYTIVMVEQNFRFAAPLADRFYVMEHGRIVEHFRASELEGKMPVLHDLLGV, encoded by the coding sequence ATGAAGCACAGCGAACGGGAGGAACGCGAGTTGAGCGGTGTCGAAAGCGGCACGCCCGCGCTGGAAATCACGGGCCTCGAGGCCTGGTACGGGGAATCGCACATTCTGCATGGGGTCGACCTGACCGTTCATCGCGGCGAGGTCGTCACGCTGCTCGGCCGCAACGGCGCGGGCCGCACGACGACGCTGCGCGCGATCATGGGGCTCACGGGCCGCCGCAGCGGCTCGATCAAGGTCGCAGGCAACGAGACGATCGGTCTCGCGACGCACCGCATCGCGCATTTCGGTGTCGGCTATTGCCCGGAGGAGCGCGGGATCTTCTCGAGCCTGTCGTGCGAGGAGAACCTGATGCTGCCGCCGCTGATCGGCGCGCGCGAGAACGCGATGTCGCTCGACGACATCTACGCGATGTTCCCGAACCTGGCTTCGCGGCGGCAGAGCCAGGGCACGCGGCTGTCCGGCGGCGAGCAGCAGATGCTCGCGGTCGCGCGCATCCTGCGCACGGGCGCGAACCTGCTGCTGCTCGACGAGATCTCGGAAGGTCTTGCACCGGTGATCGTGCAGGCGCTCGCGCGCATGATCGTCGCGCTGAAGTCGCGCGGCTACACGATCGTGATGGTCGAACAGAATTTCCGCTTTGCCGCACCGCTCGCCGACCGCTTCTACGTGATGGAGCACGGCCGCATCGTCGAACATTTCCGCGCGTCGGAACTGGAAGGCAAGATGCCGGTCCTGCACGACCTGCT
- a CDS encoding ABC transporter ATP-binding protein, with amino-acid sequence MILGDTILETRGLTKEFRGFTAVNGVNLRVRRGAIHALIGPNGAGKTTCFNLLTKFLTPTAGQIVFNGIDITDERPAQVARRGIIRSFQISAVFPHLTALQNVRIGLQRALGTEFHFWRSERTLKRLDDRAMDLLTQVGLTDFAHVRTVELAYGRKRALEIATTLAMEPELMLLDEPTQGMGHEDVDRVTALIKKVASGRTILMVEHNMNVIAGISDTITVLQRGEVLAEGSYAEVSKNPLVIEAYMGSADAALAGAHA; translated from the coding sequence ATGATTCTCGGCGACACGATTCTGGAAACACGCGGACTCACCAAGGAATTCAGGGGCTTCACGGCCGTGAATGGCGTGAACCTGCGCGTGCGTCGCGGTGCCATTCACGCCTTGATCGGTCCGAACGGCGCCGGCAAGACGACCTGCTTCAACCTGCTGACGAAGTTCCTGACGCCGACGGCCGGCCAGATCGTCTTCAACGGCATCGATATCACCGACGAGCGGCCGGCCCAGGTCGCACGCCGCGGGATCATCCGCTCGTTCCAGATTTCGGCCGTGTTCCCGCATCTGACCGCGTTGCAGAACGTGCGCATCGGCCTGCAGCGCGCGCTCGGCACCGAATTCCATTTCTGGCGCAGCGAGCGCACGTTGAAGCGTCTCGACGATCGCGCGATGGATCTGCTCACGCAAGTCGGCCTCACCGATTTCGCGCACGTGCGCACCGTCGAGCTCGCGTACGGGCGCAAGCGCGCGCTCGAGATCGCGACGACGCTCGCGATGGAACCCGAACTGATGCTGCTCGACGAGCCCACGCAGGGGATGGGCCACGAGGACGTCGATCGCGTGACCGCACTGATCAAGAAGGTCGCGAGCGGCCGCACGATCCTGATGGTCGAGCACAACATGAACGTGATCGCCGGCATCTCGGACACGATCACGGTCCTGCAGCGCGGCGAGGTGCTCGCCGAGGGTTCGTATGCGGAGGTGTCGAAGAATCCGCTCGTCATCGAGGCTTACATGGGCAGCGCGGACGCGGCGCTCGCGGGGGCGCACGCATGA